AGCCCGCCGCCGGCGCACCCACGAGGGGCCGCGGGCCGAGCGGGGCCCCCGCAGCGCATCCCCCTGGTGACCCTGGGGCCGGCCCCGGGTGCCAGGCTCTGCCTAGGAGCggggccgtgggcaggggcaaAGCCCCCCGCCGGCCTTGGCTGCCCCGTCGGCAGCACCGGAGCTGGGCACGGGCAGCGGTGGGGGGCTGCGGCTCCGGGGCCAGGAGGGCAGCTGGGctgaccgccccccccccccccaaggggcTGCCGGCTGCCCGTGCCACCGGCTCCAGCACCAGTGGGGGGGCCCAGCCGGCTGCCGGCACCGCAGAGTCACCGAAATATTTATTAACGACTGTTACAGATGAATGTAAACCTGCCCCGGTGGGGGGGTCAGCAGGGCCAGGCTGTGCCCCCCCTGGGCATGGCACCGCAGGGGGACAGGGCAGCAGGGCCACCCTCGGGTCccagggggctgtgggtgggAGCGGGACCCCAGAGGGGCAGGACGGGCGCTGGCGGGACATGGGGGGTCTGGCAGGAGGAGGGGCACCCagggaggagatggggggggcACGGAAGTGGTGCCCAGCGCCCCGGGTGCAGAGCAGCGGTGCGGGGGGGCTTTTACTAATTGAGCACAATAAAGCAGAGGATTCAGCCCAGGGTCCTGCGTCTGCCCCAGAGCCCCAGGGAGCACTCGGGGGTGGGCAGGCCAGTGCCCTACAGCGGGGACCCCCGCTGGCACCCTGAGGAGTGGGGGGGGCCAAGTCCTGCGGGGACATCGCCAAGGCCGATAGGGACCCCAAGGCTTACAACCCTCCACGCTTTCGTTTCTGGAAGGTGAAAACCGAAACTTGACTTGGCCTTTCCCCagtgctgccagcccagcacttAAGGCAGTGATGGGAGGTGACCTTGGGATCTgctgcctcccgctgcctgcGGTGGCACCAGGGCCCCCGGTGACATTGGCACTAGCCATGTCCCATTGCCTGGGGTGACATCAGGCCCCCCGGTGACACCAGCACCAGCCATGTCccagtgctggctgtgccccAGCACTTGAGCCCCCAGCGTGGGCACAGGCAGACactggtgcaggcagggcccccccagcccccgggcagggccgggcacaGAGTCCCCGTGGTGGGACTCTGCCTCCGGCCAGCTGGGCAGTCAGGGGAGAACCTGGGCAGGAGCCCCCcagggagccggggctggggactggggagaggcgaagccccggggccggggccaccTTAAGTTCCCAGCGGTGATTGAGTTGGTGGCTGGGGAAGGTTTAaaagctgctgcaggcagagagacagctgcaggcaggagcaggcagaggatgGAGCTGGTTTTTTCCTGAGGTCCAGCTGGCACTGGGCTGGCACCCCTGACCCCACCGCGCACCCCGGGCTCAGGCAGCACCGCTGCTCTGCACCCATGTGTCCCtttgctgtcccagcagctggTGGCATTGAGGACCCCCTTATCCCAATGATGTCCCCCCTTGATCACCCCCCCCACCGTGCCACTTGGCACTGTCCCCAACTCAGTGAGCAGCACAAGGATCTACCAGGGCATTTATTTCCAGCATGACAGGGAGACAGGTTACAGGCACGTAGGCTGGTGCTGGGGGCGATGCTtaggagggtgagcaagcagggAACTGGGGGTGCCAGGGGCCCGTGCCCCCCCGGAGCCGCAGGAGCATGAAGATTGTGCTCCTGGGCTGGATGTTGTAGTGCGCCAGCACGTGCTGGTCCTCCAGCTCCCTGGAGCCGTACGTCAAGCGCTGCTGGTTGGCGGGAGGCCCGTGCCGGGCGTGGATCTGCTCCTTCAGCTGCCAGACCGTGTCAGTGGGTTGCACCATGTAGGTGGTGGTCCGGTTCTTGTCGTCCTTCACAAAGACCTCCATCGCCTGGGGCTCAGTCTGCAGCAGCATCAGCGTGGTACTGTAGAAGATGCCGTGGGTGGCCAGGGTCTCGTTGTCCTGCAGGATGAGGGTgctcctgcctggctcctgctgcgCCAGGCGCTGCCTGTACCGGGGGATGCCCCACTCCTGCTCGATCTTCTCCTTCAGCTGCCAGACGGTGGTGCTCGGGCTGACGGTCATGCTCAGGCTGGTGCCTGCCAGCTGTTTCACCTCAATCCTCACGGGTCGGGCCGGCTGCGGGGACAGGAGTGTGGGTGGGCAAAGCcagcaggggccgggggggggggggcagcaatgCCCGCAGGCACAGGCAGCCTTACCTGCACGTTCCAGGGCTGGGCGGTATTGACGCAGGGCAGCGAACGGTGGTGGGCAGCTTCCTGCGCCACCAGGTACCAATTCTTGCCTTGGCCCAGGATCCCTGTGGGGTCGGCGGGGTCCAGGATGATGGGGCTGCAAACACAGAGGGCGGGCACTGCCGTCAGTCCCGGGCAGCACCGCAGGGCGGGTGGCAGGGGTCCCCCCGGGCACGGTCCTCACCGGGGACTGCGCAGCAGCCCCTTCACGTGGGCACCGATCTGGCTGTGCTGGAGTGAGTAGTACGTCTCCCAGTAGATGCAGATCTCCTGGTACCGGCACAGCAGCTCCAACACCGTACGGAAGCCCTCGGCCATGACAAAGGACACACAGGAGCCCGTGCCCTCCTCCCAGGCGTAGATTGTCAGTAGCTCCAGGGCATACTTGGGGGGCAGGTCCGCGGTGGGGTACCGTGGCTTCAGCATCTGGGGAGAAGACGGGGATGGGGGTGAGAGCTGGCCAGGCCAGGTGCCCAGTGGGTGCCGGGGAAGCCGGGCAGCCCCTCACCTCCTTGTACCAGTGCTTGACCAGTCGCAGGAGGTTCTTCAGCTTGGGGGGGCAACGCTTCACAAACTTCTTCTGCAGCTCGGTGAAGCACGGGGAGAACTCCCCGGGTCCACTGCTGGCATTCAGGAGCCCCACGTACACCCCCGCATCTGGTGGGGCATCCCGCGTCACCTGCCCTGCAGGGCGAGAAGGAGGGTGAGATCCATCCCGGCGCTgacaccccagcccagccctgcgccAGTTCACACCCCTTACCCAAGGCATCGTAGGCGGGCAGGATGTCCACCTCGATGGACTCCAAGGTCTCCTTGGAGCAGAGGGTGAAGCTGAGGGAGCGTGGCATGTTGCTGGGACCCTTGTACTTTGGCTCGTTGATGTTCACGGTGAATGTCAGGCTCTGCCTGCAGGCGTGCAGCCTCTTCTCGATCAAACGTAGGATACTGcttctttcctgcttctgcttctgatagctggagaagcagctgaggaaGAGCACCACGTCGGCGTCGGAGTTGTTCTGCAAGGCTGTGCCCTTGCCTGCCGAGCCACCCTGCAGAGAGATACCCCGCCCGCTCAGCACCGCTGCCCCTCAGCACAGGGATCGCCTGCCACCATTTGTGGAGCTgccaggggaaactgaggcagggcaggagctggagcagcaagACAGAGGGAAGGGCGGCAACAGGGGTGCCAGCTGGCCCCCAACCCAGGCAGAGCTCACCTTGACGGTCTTGTGGACGTGGATGTTGGTCTCAAAGCAGTCCTCCTTCAGGAAGTCGCAGATCTGCTTCACCGTCTGCTTCACGTGCCTGCAGAAAGCCGTGCTGGGCTCCAGGGTCGCTGCAATCCAGCCGTCCAGCTCCTTGGCGGCCACTGTCTTCAGCCCGCTCGTGGATGTCGCCTGCCCCACATCCATCCTGCCAGCTGTGGTCgctccctctgcctgctcctgcctgcagctgtctctctgcctgcagcagctttTAAACCTTCCCGGGTCACCGCCCCGATGGCGTCACCGCCGGGAAGTTAAggtggccccggccccggctccccgggggGCTCCTGCCCACGGGGTCCCCCGGGTGTCCCCGGTGCCACGGCCGcgggggctgggaggaggcaggaggggctgtgtgGCACTGCCATCACCCCGGCATCCAGCTGAGGGGCAGCAGTGACAGCGGTGGcggcagcgcaggcagctgccttcagGCTGGGTCTGGGGTGCTGCAGGACCTCGTAGCCCGGGGTGTCCGCGGTGGCACAGGGTCTCCCCTGGCTGCCCAGCTGGCCGGAGGCAGAGTCCCACCATGGGGACTCtgcgcccggccctgccccggggctgggggtgccctgCCTGCACCAGTGTCTGCCTGTGCCCACGCTGGGGGCTCAAGTGTCCAGGCTGGGGCACAGCCAGTGCTGGGACATGGTTCACGCTGGTGGCACGGTGTCACCCCAGGCAATGGGACGTGGCCTGTGTCAGTGCCAACAGAGGCCTTGGTGTCACCACAGACTATGGGATATGGCTGATGCCACCGGAGGCCCTGGTGTCACCCCAGGCAATGGGATGTCGCCTGCCCCACATCACCagagctggctggtgctggcatcACCAGAGGCCTTGGTATCACTATAGGCAATGAGATACAGCCGGTGCCAGTGCCACCAGGATTTCTGGTGTCACCACAGGCAATGGGACATGGCCAGTGCCAGTGCCACCAGGGGCCCTGGTGTCACCCCAGGCAATGGGATGTGGCCGGTGCCAGCATCACCGGGGGTCCTGGTGCCCCCTGCGTCAGTGGGACATGGCTGGTGCCAGCATCACCGGGGGTCCTGGTGCCCCCTGCGTCAGTGGGACATGGCTGGTGCCAGCATCACCGGGGGTCCCGGTGTCACCCCCGGCAGTGGGACATGGCTGGTGCCAGCATCACCGGGGGTCCTGGTTCCCCCCCGGCAGCGGGAGGCGGCAGGCGGTACGGGCGGGACGCTGCTGCCCGCGCTGCCTTAAGCGCCGGCTGCCGCGGAGCCGGGAAACGGTAGTTTCAGTTTCTGCCCCGGTTTCGGTTTCTGCCTCCGCCTGCTGGAAACGAAAGTGCGGCGGCTCTGCCCCCCTCCCGGTCCCTCACATCCCCCACGCGGGGCCCTGGGTGCCGTGGGCAGCCCGGGTGCCGCGGGGTGGATGCCCACGGGCAGCCCCGCTCGCCTGCGCTGGGTCATCGCGGGAAACTAGGAAGAGCCAAAAAACTGCAGGCAGGGGtagtgggcaggagcaggggcaggcACGAACAAGAAGAGGAGGGTGATGGGGAGTaggggcaggagcaggaaggggcagggatggggagagggatgggacagggacatGCGTGAggatgtttttacaaatgtattaatgacaagaagagagccaaggagaatctccatcctttattggatgcgggggggaacattgtcaccgaggatgaggaaaaggctgaggtactcaatgccttcttcgcctcagtctttaacaggcagaccagttatcctcagggtactcggcctcccgagctggaagacagggacggtgagcaggatgaaccccccgtaatccaagaagaagcagtcaatgacctgctacgccacctggacgctcacaagtctatggggccggatgggatccacccgagagtgctgagggagctggcggaggagctcgccaagccactccccatcatttatcagcggtcctggttaacgggggaggtcccggacgactggaggcttgccaacgtgacgcccatccacaagaagggccggaaggaggatccggggaactacaggcctgtcagcctgacctcggtgccggggaagattatggagcggttcatcttgagggcgctcacaaggcatgagcgggacaaccaggggatcaggcccagccagcacgggttcatgagaggcaggtcctgcttgaccaacctgatccccttctatgaccaggtgacccgcctagtggatgagggaaaggctgtggatgtggtctacctggacttcagtaaggcctctgacactgtctcccacagcattctcctagagaagctggcggctcacggcttagacaggtggactctgcgctgggtcaaaaactggctggacggccgggcccagagagttgtggtgaatggagttacatccagttggcggccggtcacgagcggtgttccccagggctcagttttggggccagtcttgttcaatatctttatcgatgatctggatgaggggatcaagtgcaccctcagtaagttgcagacaacaccaagttgggcgggagtgttgatctgctcgagggtaggaaggctctgcagagggacctggacaggctggatcgatgggccgaggccaactgtaggaggttcaacaaggccaagtgccgggtcctgcacttcagccacaacaaccccatgcagcgctacaggcttggggaagaggggctggaaagctgcccggtggaaaaggacctgggggtgctggtcgacagccggctgaacatgagccggcagtgtgcccaggtggccaagaaggccaatggcatcctggcctgtaccagaaatagtgtggccagcaggagcagggaagtgatcgtgcccctgtactcggcactggtgaggccgcacctcgaatactgtgttcagttttgggcccctcactacaagaaggacgttgaggtgctggagcgtgtccagagaagggcgacgaggctggtgaggggtctggagaacaagtctgatgaggagcagctgagggaactggggttgtttagcctggagaagaggaggctcagggagacCTTATCGGTGGGGGCCTGTAGCCATGCCCACTGAACCGTAACTACGCAGTATACAACATAAACtatatgtatctctctctctcttaagaaagttcatacaatttcatactataaCGACTAATTAGTACAATAGTTAGAGAACGAGATTTTCCTAATGAgatgcaggcaggggcaggggcagaagaCGGGATATGGGCAGGGATAGTGACGGGCCAGGGGTGGAAGCAGCGACGGGACAGGGGCAGGGATTTGGGCAGGGACGGGGGCGGGgacaggggcagcagcagggacagaagcagggatgcaggcaggagcagggataTGGCCAGGGGATAGGGGCAGGGACAGCGGCAGGGGCCGGTCTTTGGACAGAGGCAGGGCGAGGCACGGGGAGAAGGGCCGGGGCGCAGGCAGGGCCGGGCCCGGACCACCGCCGGCCGCAGGCCGGTGCCGGCAGCGCGGACCCGGTGCCCCCGCCCGGCGCCCGCCGGCAGCTACCGTCCGCGGCCCCTCGCGGGGCGCATGCGCAGACGGCGGGGGGAGCTCCcagggggccgcggggcggggggcgggcccGTAGGCGGGGCTAGAGGCGGGGCCTCCCGCCCGGGGAGGGGCGCGGGGTCCGCGCGCGCCGGCCATGCCGCGCTCCCGCCGAGCCGCGCGCCGTGAGTGGGGGCCCGGGCGCGGCGCAGGGCGGGAAGGCGGCGgaccgggggggggcggcggggccgggggggccgcgccgcggcggggcggggcgacgGGGCcaccgagccgagccgagccgagccgggccgggccgggccgggccgcgccgccctgCCCTCTCTTCCCGGCAGCGGGGCGCGGGCGCCCGCACAGGCCCCGTGGCCCGCACAGGCCTCGGGCCTCCGCCTCGGCGGGCCccgcgccgcctctcccccgtgcggccggggccgggctgacAGGGGCctgtccccaccccccccccgcaggtgGTCCCGGCAGCGCCCGGGCGGGCTCGCCCGCCAGCGAGGAGGAGGCCGGCAGCGAGGTGCTGAGCCACTGCAGCAGCGCCAGCGAGGGGGCCAGCCCCGCCGAGGAGGGCGCAGGTgagccccgggggctgccccgccgccccctttGTGTCCCCCCGTGGGTGGCGGTGCTGCTGCTTGTCCCCCACCCGTGGGCCCCCCGCCTTCGCGCCCGGGCACCTCCGTGACGTGGGTGCCGCCCCGGCAGGGAGCGAGGCAGCGGGTGAGCaaggccaggaggaggaggcagaggacaggCTGAAGGAGCACATGGACAACCTCCTGGACAAGAGGTGAGGCACGGCTGTCAACCCCCGTGGGCATGCCTGGCACGCTGCCCGTCCCTGCCGGCGCTGCCAGCCAGGGGCAGGGACGTGCCCCATCCTGGGCCGCCCCAGCCCGTGACCTCCCGCGGTCTCTCCCAGCGCCAAGACGCGGCAGGTGGCACTGCAGAGCCTGCGCCTGGCCTTCTCCTCCAAAACCCTCTCCGAGTTCCTGCTGGAGCGTCGCCTCATGCTCACCGACTCCCTGGAGAAGTGTCTCAAGAAAGGTCTGGGTGTGGGCGGGCGCCAGGGctgggggtggcggggccggTGACCAGTGTCTGAGGGAGGTCTCTCGTGCTGCCCGCAGGTAAAGGGGAGGAACAGGCGCTGGCGGGCACTGTCCtcaccctcctctgcctccagaTGGGCTCCGGCCCAGAGGGGGAAGAGGTGTTTCGCAGCCTGAAGCCCCTGCTCATCAGCGTCCTGACAGACAGCACGGCCAGCCCCAGCGCCCGGCAGAGCGTAAGGCCCAGCCCCTTTCCTCCTGGGTGTGGGGGGCACCTTGGCGGTGGGGAGAGCCCAGGCGATGCCTTCGGGGGCCCCTGCAGTCGCAGGAGGGTGGCAGGATTGGGTgctgtggggagcagtggggTAAAGCAGGGACACCCtgaccctgcttccccttggctGGGTGCTGGATCTGGCCCGGTGCTGCCTCCTTTGACTTGCCTTTCCCCTGCATCTCTCGCCAGTGTGCCACGGCCCTGGGCATGTGTTGCTACATTGCCGCTGCTGACCTCGAGGTAACTGCGCCCAGGTGTTGTCTGTACCCCTGCCGGAGGGCACCCCGGGGGCTGCTGTGCCACCCGCCCTCGGCCCATGGTGCCAGGGCAGCTTGGAGTTGAGCAGTGGAAGGCACATGGGGACATCAGTGACAGCCCAggccccttccctgggcagcgtgGAGCTGAGCTGGGGGGATGAAGCCCACCTTGCAGAGATGGGGTGTCCCGGGTGGAGGAGTCTCTCCTGCCGAGGGGGTGTCCCTGGGCAGGGTGGGTCCCCTTCAGTCCCCAGTGCATGGGCGACCATGCGTCGCGACGCTTTGGCGTCTTCCTGGCAGCTGTGGCCTGACGGGTGGGTTTCCCCCCTCCAGGACCTGGTCTTGTGCCTGTCCTGCTTGGAGAGCGTCTTCAGCCCCCCCAGCGCAGGCGAGGGGGGCTTGGCACCCGCCCAGCACGGCCCTCTGCACTGCAGCGCGCTCCAGTCGTGGTCCCTGCTCCTCACCATCTGCCCCCCCTCCCACATCAAGAGCATCTTGGACAAGTGAGTGGGTGGGGGGGGTACGGGGGCTGGTGCGGGGCAGCTGGCTGTGGAGAGGGGTGCCACAGGGGTGGCGCCCGGCCCCCCTGACTcccctcctgccttcctgccccaGTCGCTGGCTGAAGCTGCCCCCGCTGCTGTCCAGCAGCAGCGTCGCGCTGCGCATCCTGGCTGGGGAAACCATCGCGCTGGTCTTTGAGCTGGCTCAGGACATGGAGGTACGGTGGGGCGCTGTGGCGGTGGGCGGTGGCGCTGTGCCCGCAGGTGGGCGGGCAGCAGAgcggcagggagctgctggcaccgggaccctgcccctgccccggctgAGCTGGCACTGATGGCGGGATGCATCAGGCTGGCGTCACCAGCAGGTGCCCAAGCAGAGGGGCTGGCCCCGGTGAtcccccagccctgtcctggtGATGGCAGCGGTGGGCAGTGCCCAGAGCTGCATCTCCAAATGCCCCTGGTTTTTTGGCAGGAGGACTTGTGCCACCAAGATACAGAGTTCCTGCGTGCCCAGCTCAAGGTCCTGGCTACCGAGAGCAACAAGTACCGAGCCAAGACGGACCGACGGAAGCAGCGCTCCATCTTCCGGGACATCCTGCGCTTCATCGAGGTAACCAGAGGCTGGCGATACCCTTCCCTGCTGAGCCTGTGGCTGTGCAGCTGCTGCCCAGATGCCTGGTGATTCCCCTCTCTCTGCTGAGAGCCGGGGGATGCACAGGGCTGGTGCCCAGGTTATTGCTGATGCCCCTCTCTCCGCTCAGAGCGGGGAGTACCAGGAGGAGACCATCCGATTTGGCCTGGAGTGCATGTACCTGGACAGCTGGGCACGCCAGCGGACCTACCAAGCCTTTAAAGAGGTGCTGGGCTCCGGCATCCGCCACCACCTCCAGGTAGGGGCCGGGCGGCCACGCTAGGGGGTGCTGGGCCGGTGCTGGCGGGTGCTGACAGGCCCCTGCTTCCACAGAACAACGAGCTGCTACGGGAGATCTTCGGCCTCGGGCCCCCCTTGGTGCTGGATGCGGCTGCTCTGAAAGCCAGCAAGGTCTCCCGCTTCGAGAAGGTGGGTGCCCCCACCCAGATTTGTGCCCGCAGTCCCCTCCCACGCCACCGCGAGCTCCAGCCGCGCGCCTGCCTGTGACCGTGGAGCCCTGAGCACGGTGGGCACCGGTGGGGGCGTGAGCAGAGGGGCACCCCCTAAcccatctctccttccctccccttccagcACCTCTACAACTCGGCTGCCTTCAAAGCCCGCACAAAAGCCCGGAGCCGGGTGCGGGACAAGCGGGCAGATGTGCTGTGACGGGCGGAGGGGGGCAGAGCCCCCAGCCCACCTGGACTGCAGACCCAGCACTGTGAGGGGCAAGTGCCCCCGCCCTTGGGCTTTTATTCATGTACAGCAGAGTATTTAATGCCTGGAGCTGCCCCGCTGGGGGCTGccccctcttttatttttttaaccaaaaagaaGAAGGATAAAAGAAGAGCGGGGGGGAGGTGGTGGCGTGCTGCTGTGTGCCTGCTCTGCGGCTGGGGCTCCGCGTGGCATGGTAGGAGGGGATCTCACAGAGCTCCCGCAGCCCCTTTCGGAAGCAGGGCtcgtgtcccgtcccgtcccgtcgtCGCCGTCGTCCCGTCCTGtcccacacccccaccccacccccaccccccctgctcCCACGGGGGCACTGGGGTGGCCTGGCACAGCCCGAAGAGCTGGGTGGGAGGGCAGAGCCGtgcagggctgcggggcagcTGGCCCTGGTGTCTGTGCCCGCAGCAGGAGCGctccctcagctctgccctgccacGCTGGgcacagcccctgcctccccaAGCCAGCCTGGCACCCGGGGGGGGTGGCAGAGCAGTGCAGGGTGGCAGGCTCTGCCTAgccctgccagctgcctgctctgagCCCTTTTCCAGCCAAATGCTTTATATGAAATAGTCCTCTTGTGGGAAATTAATTATGGGGGTTGGCACAGTGGGCGAGTCCCAGTGCTGCCTGTGCAGCCTTGGGGGCCACTGTCCGGGCAGGCATGGGGCCGCACCGGCTGGGAGTGCCTGCTACCCCGGGAATGTATCTATGGTGGTGATTTTCTAAGACTTTGATTACAGGAGGTAATTAAAAGGCTAATTGGAGGGTGCCTTCTGCCTTATTGTGAAGAGGAAGGGCTGTGACTGGGGCGGGTGCCAGTCCTTGCAGCCCCATCTCTTTCTCTGGCAGCCTGGGGTGGGGGCCAGCATTGACCCCACCACCCCCTGCGCCCTGTGGGATGATGCTGCCAGGTCTGagcgggatggggggggggggttagggctgcctgctcccccctCCTGCCCTTCGGTGCCCCTTCCCGTGGTGGCCCAGTGCCCATGGCGGGGCCGGGAGCAGCTCAGCGGTGCCCGCCAGGCTCGGCACTGGCGTTGAGGTGAGCCCAGAGCTGCCCGCTGGCTGCCTGCAGTTGCCGCACGGCgtcctcctggctctgcagccactgGGCCAGCGCCTGCACCGACTGGCTCTGCAGGACTGCAGGGAGAGGATGGAGACACGCTGGGGACGGGCGGCCTggccctcccgcagcccccctgcctcccccccccctcccccccccccggtgccacTTACCACTCAGATAGAGGGCCAGCGTGGCCAGGACCAGGCTCACCAGTGCCAGGAgccccagcagggccaggagcaggggGTGGCCAGGGCcgaggcaggggcaggggcaggggctggcagcaggcatGGGGCGCAGGGtgggcaggagcggtgggggGCCAGGGGACGTGGGGCGAGGCGGGGGCCGGCGCAGGCTGCTGGAGGGAGCTGGGCCGTTGCCTGCGGGCAGGGGAAAGAAGAGGTCAGAGCCCAGCCACCAGCACAGTCGAGGCTGGCacgggctccccccaccccgctctCACCCTCGGCGCCCTTCTGCCCGCCCGAGGCCCAGTGCAGGTCGCTGATGGACTCCACGGGGCGCAGGCTGATGGCTCCAGGCTCGCTGCCGTCAGGgtccccaggctctgctggcGTGGCACCCTCGGCCCTTCCCATGCTGTCTGCTGGGAGTGGAGGCAGAGGGTGAGCGTGGGCCCTGtccgcagcccctgcctgccccaggcaccCCTGCGGGGACCAGACCCCTCCCAGAGGTGACCCCGGCTTTGACACCAGTCCGGTGCTGTGCCGGGGCTGTCAGCCAACGCTGGCGTTCCCTTGGCACAACTCTGCGGCCGCCGGCGGGTGAGCACTGGTTatggccccccccagccccggcgctgtCATCGGAGCAGTTAGCGGGCACCTGGTGGCCATGATCCCAGAGCCTCATTAGTGGGGCTGGAATCTGCCCCTGGCTTGGGGGCAGGAATGTGCCAACCCCCCGGCCCGGGTAGCCTGGGCAccgcggggctggctggggctccccggggccagctgggagctggtgggcaggggcagggcagtgCCAGCTCCAGCCCGCAGCACAGCTTGGCTCTCCCTGCGGGCACCGTGCTTGTGTGCTGCTTAGGGGTGCACGGATGGAGATGCGGGGTGCGTGCTGTGCCAGGGGGTCCTGGTGCCCACCGCCCAGGGGGGCACATCCCCCATGGGAGCGAGAGGGCTCTCTGGGAGCAGGTATGGCTCCAGCACTGTCGTGGGAAGCGACCGTGCCCACGCTGGGGCAGacggaaaggatttttttctgggcGTTTGAGCATTtttgagcagcaggcagggcccaGGCACTGTGCCCGTGGTGGAGCAGGGCAGGATGGACCCGTGGCCGCTGCCAGTCCCTCCCGGGGTCAGCAGCATGTCGCAGAGCCGCATGGCGCCACGCCGCTGCCATTGGGGTGGTGC
The genomic region above belongs to Aptenodytes patagonicus chromosome 8, bAptPat1.pri.cur, whole genome shotgun sequence and contains:
- the LSMEM2 gene encoding leucine-rich single-pass membrane protein 2 isoform X1; its protein translation is MPREAGEADSMGRAEGATPAEPGDPDGSEPGAISLRPVESISDLHWASGGQKGAEGNGPAPSSSLRRPPPRPTSPGPPPLLPTLRPMPAASPCPCPCLGPGHPLLLALLGLLALVSLVLATLALYLSVLQSQSVQALAQWLQSQEDAVRQLQAASGQLWAHLNASAEPGGHR
- the LSMEM2 gene encoding leucine-rich single-pass membrane protein 2 isoform X2 encodes the protein MPREAGEDSMGRAEGATPAEPGDPDGSEPGAISLRPVESISDLHWASGGQKGAEGNGPAPSSSLRRPPPRPTSPGPPPLLPTLRPMPAASPCPCPCLGPGHPLLLALLGLLALVSLVLATLALYLSVLQSQSVQALAQWLQSQEDAVRQLQAASGQLWAHLNASAEPGGHR
- the IFRD2 gene encoding interferon-related developmental regulator 2, whose protein sequence is MPRSRRAARRGPGSARAGSPASEEEAGSEVLSHCSSASEGASPAEEGAGSEAAGEQGQEEEAEDRLKEHMDNLLDKSAKTRQVALQSLRLAFSSKTLSEFLLERRLMLTDSLEKCLKKGKGEEQALAGTVLTLLCLQMGSGPEGEEVFRSLKPLLISVLTDSTASPSARQSCATALGMCCYIAAADLEDLVLCLSCLESVFSPPSAGEGGLAPAQHGPLHCSALQSWSLLLTICPPSHIKSILDNRWLKLPPLLSSSSVALRILAGETIALVFELAQDMEEDLCHQDTEFLRAQLKVLATESNKYRAKTDRRKQRSIFRDILRFIESGEYQEETIRFGLECMYLDSWARQRTYQAFKEVLGSGIRHHLQNNELLREIFGLGPPLVLDAAALKASKVSRFEKHLYNSAAFKARTKARSRVRDKRADVL
- the OASL gene encoding 2'-5'-oligoadenylate synthase-like protein, coding for MDVGQATSTSGLKTVAAKELDGWIAATLEPSTAFCRHVKQTVKQICDFLKEDCFETNIHVHKTVKGGSAGKGTALQNNSDADVVLFLSCFSSYQKQKQERSSILRLIEKRLHACRQSLTFTVNINEPKYKGPSNMPRSLSFTLCSKETLESIEVDILPAYDALGQVTRDAPPDAGVYVGLLNASSGPGEFSPCFTELQKKFVKRCPPKLKNLLRLVKHWYKEMLKPRYPTADLPPKYALELLTIYAWEEGTGSCVSFVMAEGFRTVLELLCRYQEICIYWETYYSLQHSQIGAHVKGLLRSPRPIILDPADPTGILGQGKNWYLVAQEAAHHRSLPCVNTAQPWNVQPARPVRIEVKQLAGTSLSMTVSPSTTVWQLKEKIEQEWGIPRYRQRLAQQEPGRSTLILQDNETLATHGIFYSTTLMLLQTEPQAMEVFVKDDKNRTTTYMVQPTDTVWQLKEQIHARHGPPANQQRLTYGSRELEDQHVLAHYNIQPRSTIFMLLRLRGGTGPWHPQFPACSPS